One Candidatus Poribacteria bacterium genomic window, AGAACACGTAGTTGGCGCCGCCGAGCTCGTGCGTCACTTCGAGCGCCTTCTTCACCTGCGCCGCCGCGTAGGCGAAGACGTCCGCGTTGCAGCTCGTCGCTGCGCCGTGCATGAACCGAGGGTTCGAGAACAGGTTCGCCGTGCCCCACAGCAAGTTCACTCCGGTCGCGTCCTGCTGCGCTTTCATCTCGGCGGCGACGGCGTCGAGGTTCCGGTTCGTCTCGCGCAGGCTGGAACCCTCCGGCGCGACATCGCGGTCGTGGAAGCAGTAGAACGGCGCTCCCAGCTTCGACATGAACTCGAACGCGACTTCCACCCGGCGCTTGGCGTTGTCGACGGAATCCGTCTCGGACTCCCACGGGCGGTACATCGTGCCGGGTCCGAACGGGTCGCGCCCCTCGCCACGGAAGGTGTGCCAGTAGGCGACGGAGAAGCGCAGATGCTCCCGCATCGTCTTGCCTTCGACGACCTCATCGGGGTTGTAGTGGCGGAACGCGAGCGGGTTCTTCGTGCCGGGCCCTTCGTAGGCGATCTTCTGGACGTCGGGGAAGTAGTCAGCCATGAACGCGACCTTTCGGATGTCGGCGACCGTGATCGGGGTCTCGCCGCACTATCGCACGGTTCGCAGGGGTATTCAAGGTCGCCGACGGCAGTCCAACCGACCTTTGTGCCTCCCCAATCGCTGTGCTAGGCTTGCCACACCTCGCGTCACGGCTCCGGTCATCGTCCCTTACTGCCGAATCTCAACGGGGAGTACCGACTCGTGGCAGACAAGACCTATCGCGTCGGCATCGTCGGGTGTGGAGGCATGGGCAACTCGCACGCGAAGGCGTGGTCGGGCAACCCGCGAACCCAGGTCGTCGCCACTGCCGACATGAGCCTCGATTCCGCGAAAGCCCTCGGCGACTCGTTTCAGGCGAAGGGCTACGGCGACTACAACGAGATGTTCGCCAAAGAGAACCTCGACATCGTCTCGGTGACGACGTGGCAGAACGTCCGCGCCGAGATCACCGCCGCCGCCGCGCGCGCCGGGGTGCCCGGCATCTTCGGCGAGAAGCCGATGGCGGAGAGCATGGGTGGAACCCTCGACATGCTCGAAGCCTGCGAGAAGAGCGGCGCGAAGCTCGCCATCGGGCATCAGCGGCGCTACGGCGCGCAGAACTGCGAAGCTCGACGGCTCGTCCTCGACGGCGCGATCGGCAAGCCAACCGCCGTCCTCCGACGCGACGGACACGGCTTGCTGAACCGTGGAACCCACGAGATCGATGAGATGCGCTTCTGGCTGGGCGATCCGAACCCCCTGTGGCTCGTCGGGCAGCTCTCCCGCCGCACCGACCGATGGGAGCGGCGCGTCCGTACGGAGGACAACTGCGCCTGCATCATCTGCTTCGAGGGCGGCGTGCGCGGTGTCTACGAGAGCGACCTGCCGGAGCCTGGGCTGCGCGGCGACATCATCTACGGCGAGGATGGAACCATCAAGCGCGGACCCGATGGAACCCTCCTGCTTCTGAATGGCTCCAGCAACGGATGGAAGTCCATCACGCCACAGCCCGTTCGCTCGAACCAGTTCCAGGACTTCATCGACTGGATGGACGGCAAGCGGGACGACCACCCCAACGAGGGCAAAGTCGCCGCGACGACGATGGAGATCATGATGGCGATCTACGAATCCGTGCGGATTCAGGACGTCGTCAAGTTCCCTCTCACGACGCGGGAGAACCCTCTCGATCTGCTGGTTGAGAGCGGCAAGGTGCCCGTCGAGGTGCCCGGACGCTACGACATCCGCGCGCCGTTCCCGGAGCAGAAGCGATAGACCGAACCTTCATCGGACGCCGCGTCGTCGATGGCGCGGCGTCCACCGCGCGCCCAGGACTGTTTCACGAAGATGCCTTCTCATCAACGAGTACCGTTCTGACGGGCAGTCAGGGCTCAGCCTGACGTCACGCGACGACCGCCCGCCCGTCGCTCCCGCGAAAGCGGGAGCCTAGAGTCCTTACCTCACGCTCTCGCACTGTGACCCGGCCCCGTCTGTCTCCGTGGCTCCCTTGCGCGGTGGATGCCAGTACTCTGGATTCCCGCTTACGCGGGAATGACGGTCCAGGGATTCTGTCTGTGTGTCGGCGAGACTCGTTCGTGGAAGTGCCGTGCGCGGCGTCCACCGCGCCTTGCCCCGTCGCCTTCCGCGTGTTGTCATACCCGACGCAGTGAAGCATCTCACTCGTCCGCCCGGAATCGGGTCGCCGGCGTGCTTCGCTCCGCAGGATGACAGCCGCCCATGTCCGCGCCCTCACGAGACAACCGCCTGACGCCTCGCGCCGTCCTGACAGGCCTGCTGGGCGCGGCTCTGCTCTCCGTCGCGACGCCCGTCAGCGACTTCCTGTTGAACGGCACGTGGCTCGCCGCGTGCCACCTGCCCATCGGCGTCGTGTGCGTGTTCGTCGCGCTGCGGTTCGCCGTTGCGCCGTTTCTTGCCCGCACCGGGAAGCCCTTCTCGCATGGAGAGTGGGTCGTCCTCTACGCGATGATGCTCGTCAGCGCCGGCTTCTCGTCGCTGGGCTTCGCGGCGTACGTCGTGCCGATTCTCGCGGCGATTCCCTACTACGCGACGCCGGAGAACGACTGGTTCGCGGTCTTCTCGCAGCATCTCCCGTCGTGGATGGCTCCGTTCGACGAGCGCGCTTCTCGCTCCTTCTTCGAAGGCGGCGACGCGCCGGTTCCCTGGGCGTTGTGGCTCCGACCGCTAGCGATCTGGACGATCTACGCGCTCATTCTCTTCTGGGGGATGCTCTGCATCTGCGTTCTGCTCCGGCGACAGTGGATCGAGCGCGAACGGCTCGCGTTCCCGTTGGTGCAACTGCCGCTGGAGCTGCTGGAACCCATCGGCGGCAGGCGTCGCGGGCTCGTTCTGCTGCTGGGAGCCGGCGTCCCGTTCCTCATCCATGCGATCAACGGATTGCACGTCTACTTCCCGTCTGTGCCAGGAATCCCGCTGTTCTTCGACGTCGGGGCACACCTCAACGAGAAGCCGTGGGACATCATGCGCCCGCTCTGGGTGATCCTTCACTTCAGCGCGGTCGGCTTCGTGTTCCTCCTGCCAGTCGATCTGTCGTTCAGCCTGTGGTTGTTCTACTTCCTGTTCCACATGCAGTCGGTCGCGATGGTCGTCATGGGGCTGCCGCTGGGTCAGAGTACGGGCTACGCGACGCGCGGCTTTGCGGCGTATCAGATGGCGGGCGGCATCCTCATGCTCGCCGCGGCGGCGATCTGGCGCGTTCGAACGTCTCTGGGGGAGCACTTCTCGACGGCGTGGCGAGGGAAGGACGACGGGTCCGAACCTCTCTCGCCGCGCGGGGCGATCGTCGGGCTTGGGCTGACGTTCCTTGCCGTCGTGATCGCGGGTGGGATCGCAGGGATTCCGCTCTGGCTGTCGTTTGCCACGACGCTCCTGTTTCTCGTGACGATGATCGCCATGACCCGCATGGTCAGCGAGAGCGGCCTGTTGTTCATCCAGACGCCCTTCCGCCCGACGGACCTACTGACGCCGGTTCTCGGCACGTCGCCCATGACCCCGCGCGGACTCGCCGTCTTGAACGTCCAGGAGATGATCTTCTCCTTCGACGTGCGATCCTCAGCGATGCCGAGCGTCATGGACGCTTTCAAGCTGCTCGACACGAGTCCGCTGCGCCGTCGGTCGCTCGTGACGCCGATGTTGGGAGCGTCCGTGCTGGCGATGGTCGTCTCGTGTGCGACGGTGCTTCTGATCGGGCAGGCGAACGGCGCGGCGAGCGTCAGCGGGTGGTTCGGGATCGGCGCACCCCAACTGCCGTTCAATCGGCTGACGGCGCAATTGGTCAACGGCACATCATCGGACCTCTACAGTGTCTTCTGGATGGGCGTCGGAGGAACCCTCGTCGCGACTTTGGGCGTTCTGCGGGCGCGGTTCCTGTGGTTCCCGCTGCACCCGATCGGGTACGCGATGGGTCCGAG contains:
- a CDS encoding xylose isomerase; translation: MADYFPDVQKIAYEGPGTKNPLAFRHYNPDEVVEGKTMREHLRFSVAYWHTFRGEGRDPFGPGTMYRPWESETDSVDNAKRRVEVAFEFMSKLGAPFYCFHDRDVAPEGSSLRETNRNLDAVAAEMKAQQDATGVNLLWGTANLFSNPRFMHGAATSCNADVFAYAAAQVKKALEVTHELGGANYVF
- a CDS encoding Gfo/Idh/MocA family oxidoreductase, giving the protein MADKTYRVGIVGCGGMGNSHAKAWSGNPRTQVVATADMSLDSAKALGDSFQAKGYGDYNEMFAKENLDIVSVTTWQNVRAEITAAAARAGVPGIFGEKPMAESMGGTLDMLEACEKSGAKLAIGHQRRYGAQNCEARRLVLDGAIGKPTAVLRRDGHGLLNRGTHEIDEMRFWLGDPNPLWLVGQLSRRTDRWERRVRTEDNCACIICFEGGVRGVYESDLPEPGLRGDIIYGEDGTIKRGPDGTLLLLNGSSNGWKSITPQPVRSNQFQDFIDWMDGKRDDHPNEGKVAATTMEIMMAIYESVRIQDVVKFPLTTRENPLDLLVESGKVPVEVPGRYDIRAPFPEQKR